One window of the Acaryochloris sp. CCMEE 5410 genome contains the following:
- the cydB gene encoding cytochrome d ubiquinol oxidase subunit II, with protein MEALEHFLPQVWFVILGLFLFLYVTLDGFDLGVGILSLTASNEESRSILMTSLGNIWDANETWLVLVGGTLFGAFPLAYATVLHALYIPVSLMVGGLILRAIAFEFRENSVRSKQLWNIAFGAGSFMAALGQGFAVGTVFEGITVDTAGHFVGGVWDWLSWKSVLVALTLIQGYVLIGSTYLVMKTTGALQQTHYKTAKLAAVTTFLGAVFITVSTPVLYEQMRDRMFDPPLFYFFAAIPLLGSLFVALLLQSLGKEQERMPFVWTVLIFLLSFLGLGLIIFPYIIPPQVTIYQAAASPSALVFMIIFIGFLIPIMLFYNIYNYVVFRGKITQAHESD; from the coding sequence ATGGAAGCATTAGAACATTTTCTGCCCCAGGTCTGGTTTGTGATTCTAGGGTTGTTTCTTTTCCTCTATGTCACCCTGGATGGATTTGATTTAGGGGTGGGGATTTTGTCCCTAACAGCCTCAAATGAGGAAAGTCGCAGCATTTTAATGACCAGTTTGGGCAATATTTGGGATGCCAATGAAACCTGGCTGGTGCTGGTGGGGGGAACATTGTTTGGCGCTTTCCCGTTAGCCTATGCCACGGTATTACACGCCCTGTATATTCCCGTCAGTCTGATGGTGGGCGGACTGATCTTGCGGGCGATCGCATTTGAGTTTCGGGAAAATTCGGTTCGCAGCAAGCAGCTGTGGAATATTGCCTTTGGCGCAGGGAGTTTTATGGCAGCCTTAGGTCAAGGTTTTGCCGTAGGAACCGTATTTGAGGGAATTACGGTAGATACTGCTGGCCATTTTGTGGGGGGTGTATGGGATTGGTTGAGCTGGAAATCAGTTCTGGTCGCTCTAACGCTGATTCAAGGGTATGTCCTGATTGGTTCCACCTATTTGGTAATGAAGACGACGGGCGCGCTGCAACAAACCCACTATAAAACGGCTAAATTAGCGGCTGTAACGACGTTTCTGGGGGCAGTATTTATTACGGTGAGTACGCCGGTGTTATACGAACAGATGCGCGATCGCATGTTTGATCCACCTCTATTTTATTTTTTTGCCGCTATTCCCCTATTAGGCAGCTTATTTGTAGCTCTGTTATTGCAAAGTCTCGGCAAGGAGCAAGAGCGGATGCCCTTTGTTTGGACAGTGCTGATTTTCTTACTCTCTTTTTTAGGTCTGGGGTTAATCATCTTTCCGTACATCATCCCCCCTCAAGTTACAATCTATCAGGCTGCTGCTTCGCCAAGTGCCCTGGTTTTTATGATCATCTTTATTGGTTTCTTAATCCCGATTATGTTGTTCTACAACATTTATAACTATGTGGTCTTTAGGGGGAAAATCACCCAAGCTCATGAGAGCGATTAA
- a CDS encoding cytochrome ubiquinol oxidase subunit I: MDFLSDTVVLSRMQFALTAIFHMLWPVLSTGMAIYLVVVEGLWLKTRNRDYYLHARFWAKLYVLNFGIGVASGLPMEFQFGTNWAPFSEAVGDFFGSILGFEGAMAFMLEAGFLGIMLFGWDRVPPLVHWLATIMVAFGANLSTFWILTANSWLQTPAGGEFIGGKFIVSDYFQAILNPFMLNSFLHMFFATLETSLFVIGGISAWYILNHRHPDFFGRSLKVVLAVAFVVAPLQIFIGHLSAEQVYHYQPSKLAAMEAQWDTIPAGSSPAWSLVALPNDQKERNEWEVKVPGMLSYLLELKPTLSEPVQGLNEWEPQDRPHMVGLIYYSFRIMSGIGVFLAGLMGFSLWRWLRGKLTAETIVDQKLMLWGWLLAAPMGYVAVECGWIVRCVGRQPWTVYGELRTADMATPLPAPEVLTSLVGFAGMYSLLFVGALYFGSRIIRKGPNLELPLPQVIGKDSLEVEPMQHQPDQRPIETQQ, from the coding sequence ATGGATTTTTTGTCTGATACGGTTGTGCTGTCAAGGATGCAGTTTGCCTTGACAGCTATTTTTCATATGCTTTGGCCCGTCTTATCGACTGGGATGGCCATTTATTTAGTCGTAGTTGAAGGGTTATGGCTAAAAACCCGAAATCGTGATTATTATCTCCATGCCCGATTCTGGGCCAAGCTCTATGTCTTGAATTTTGGGATTGGTGTGGCTTCTGGCTTACCCATGGAGTTTCAGTTCGGTACCAACTGGGCACCGTTCTCGGAAGCTGTCGGAGATTTTTTTGGCAGTATTCTGGGCTTTGAAGGGGCAATGGCCTTTATGCTCGAAGCGGGCTTTTTGGGGATTATGCTGTTTGGTTGGGACCGAGTCCCCCCGTTGGTGCACTGGCTAGCGACGATCATGGTTGCTTTTGGTGCAAACCTTTCCACCTTCTGGATTTTGACTGCGAATTCCTGGTTACAAACGCCAGCGGGGGGAGAATTTATTGGGGGTAAGTTTATCGTCAGCGATTACTTCCAGGCGATTCTAAACCCCTTTATGCTGAATAGCTTTCTGCATATGTTTTTCGCCACCCTAGAAACGTCTTTGTTTGTGATTGGGGGCATTAGTGCCTGGTATATCCTCAATCACCGTCATCCAGACTTTTTTGGACGATCTCTGAAGGTGGTTCTGGCTGTTGCCTTCGTCGTTGCCCCACTCCAGATTTTTATCGGTCATCTCAGCGCTGAGCAGGTCTATCACTACCAGCCTTCTAAATTGGCGGCCATGGAAGCCCAGTGGGACACCATTCCTGCTGGCTCGTCTCCGGCCTGGAGCTTGGTCGCCTTGCCCAATGATCAGAAGGAGCGCAATGAATGGGAAGTCAAAGTCCCAGGAATGCTCAGCTATTTATTGGAGTTGAAGCCCACCCTATCGGAGCCCGTACAAGGTTTAAACGAGTGGGAACCCCAGGATCGGCCCCATATGGTGGGATTAATTTACTATTCCTTTCGAATCATGAGTGGGATTGGCGTTTTCTTAGCAGGGTTGATGGGTTTTAGCTTATGGCGATGGCTCCGGGGCAAACTGACTGCGGAGACGATCGTTGATCAAAAACTGATGCTGTGGGGATGGCTGCTCGCAGCTCCCATGGGCTATGTCGCAGTGGAATGTGGCTGGATTGTCCGCTGTGTTGGCCGCCAACCCTGGACGGTTTATGGTGAGTTACGCACCGCAGATATGGCCACGCCTCTGCCAGCTCCTGAAGTTCTAACCTCTCTGGTGGGGTTTGCGGGTATGTACAGTCTGTTATTTGTGGGAGCACTGTATTTTGGCAGCCGGATTATTCGTAAGGGTCCTAATTTGGAGCTGCCCCTACCTCAGGTGATTGGTAAAGACAGCCTTGAGGTTGAACCCATGCAGCATCAGCCGGATCAGCGTCCCATAGAAACCCAACAGTAG
- a CDS encoding ArsA family ATPase yields MAFLLTFLGKGGTGRTTVAIAAAKQFAEQGYRVLLASQNPGPGFDLMMGAPIGTEPQELGVNLKAVQLRSTVLLEKAWEDLKKLEAEYVRTPFFKTVFGQELGILPGMDSALALNALREYEGSGSYDVIIYDGPGDLSTLRMVGTPEILSWYARRFRQVIADSDLGKALSPFVQPVTAAVFTVNLAGDNFAEPTERANAVLDDAKRAISDPNRVAAYLVTTGDEVAIATAQYYWGSAQQVGLSVGGVIANPARTPLNPSALQTAFDPLSVVTLPEHTGDWQPLIAALPDLKQAAKAPKPIEIDIIQGQVKLFLPKFEKSQVKLTQYGPEVTIEAGDQRRNIFLPSELRGKPVKAAKFQGGYLTITF; encoded by the coding sequence ATGGCATTTCTTCTGACCTTCTTAGGAAAAGGTGGTACTGGGCGGACGACGGTTGCGATCGCAGCGGCAAAACAATTCGCTGAACAGGGATATCGGGTCTTATTAGCCAGTCAGAACCCGGGTCCCGGTTTTGATTTAATGATGGGTGCCCCAATTGGCACGGAACCTCAAGAACTCGGCGTCAACTTAAAAGCAGTGCAGCTCCGCAGCACGGTTTTGCTAGAGAAAGCTTGGGAAGACCTCAAGAAACTCGAAGCAGAATATGTTCGCACGCCTTTTTTTAAGACGGTCTTTGGTCAAGAACTCGGCATTTTGCCCGGAATGGATAGTGCCCTCGCCCTCAATGCTCTACGGGAGTATGAGGGTAGCGGCAGTTATGACGTCATTATTTACGACGGGCCGGGCGATCTGTCTACCCTGCGGATGGTAGGCACACCGGAAATTCTCAGTTGGTATGCCCGCCGATTTCGCCAAGTCATTGCTGATTCCGATTTAGGTAAAGCCCTATCTCCCTTTGTTCAGCCCGTTACGGCAGCCGTATTTACGGTTAATTTGGCTGGGGATAATTTCGCTGAACCGACGGAACGCGCCAATGCTGTTTTAGATGATGCCAAGCGGGCAATCTCCGATCCGAATCGGGTGGCGGCTTACTTGGTTACCACGGGAGACGAGGTTGCGATCGCAACTGCCCAGTACTATTGGGGCAGCGCCCAGCAAGTGGGGTTAAGCGTAGGGGGTGTAATTGCCAATCCTGCTAGAACGCCCCTCAATCCCTCAGCTTTGCAAACTGCATTTGATCCACTCTCTGTAGTCACCCTGCCCGAGCACACCGGAGATTGGCAGCCCTTAATCGCAGCCCTACCGGATTTAAAACAAGCTGCAAAAGCTCCTAAACCGATTGAAATTGACATTATCCAGGGTCAGGTGAAGTTATTTCTGCCCAAATTTGAAAAATCCCAGGTTAAATTAACCCAATATGGTCCAGAAGTGACCATTGAAGCAGGAGACCAACGAAGAAATATTTTTCTCCCATCTGAGCTTCGTGGCAAGCCTGTGAAAGCTGCAAAATTTCAAGGTGGGTACTTAACGATCACTTTTTAG
- a CDS encoding DUF2862 domain-containing protein — translation MKLGQKVRVCQIRDRFSSALNDKVGEMGTIQEFKMTDGSGIGVVVAFSDKTSSWFFEEELETGRR, via the coding sequence ATGAAGTTAGGTCAGAAAGTTCGCGTTTGCCAAATTCGCGATCGATTTTCGAGTGCCCTCAACGATAAAGTTGGTGAAATGGGTACGATTCAAGAGTTCAAAATGACCGATGGTAGTGGTATTGGCGTCGTTGTTGCCTTTAGTGACAAAACCAGTAGCTGGTTTTTCGAAGAAGAGCTAGAGACTGGACGACGGTAA
- a CDS encoding plasmid pRiA4b ORF-3 family protein, whose translation MTFNIRQLDGLDYDEAEPLFDDYINGLIHEFIQSDVGIAHTQTYPEGGFWIGTFIEMAFTYGEFTLSKMTKGDAQLVMENILPRKLTLRDRSDAEDAIPELVAFWTFLKQVYKLRSGGAIAKYLTSIQDKFADWMFDASRGGIAKNFMLQGMQAGFDMSSQADIEAFQAEYNQRIKADPQNNPLIPVEPTVPMTAPPPDIQKFLDLMGVELPEVGEQVNPVELLNTIMNAADQMADMLDAAAPDPKEGPGDALRSLRTELMSASLEKDFSLTEQEITQLKALNISETQPGSILKDFQTLLAFIGPEGRAVSGKRQQISMKDLAELNQQLSTPIDIDLKRPAQKSYPPIHGLYLLLRATGIATTVTKGKKQFLVLNPPVYDQWQQLNSTERYCTLLEAWLIRGHAEMLGEERMGSLTEGNRCLQSWERIVHKKKHTFTQKRTVQDFFRFYPGIHNLALMEMFGLLKITTGKPTAGNGWRIKSLEAQPLGTPLLNLVKNAFYENDMTWPSEVDPSVPYDELQDTLQPYFPKWQKTLVLPSSGFRPDRHIFKVSLGKIWRRIAISGEATLENLSAYILSSVEFDSDHLDSFTYTNAMGRKVEVLHPYADGGFFSAGETIHTDEVKIGSLPLSEGSVMEYLFDFGDCWTFEVQLETIEPDPNQIPSSQTKKEKKKKTPVGEILEVHGESPEQYPGYEGDW comes from the coding sequence GTGACTTTTAATATTCGCCAGCTCGACGGCCTGGATTATGACGAAGCTGAACCCTTATTTGACGATTACATCAATGGTTTGATCCACGAATTCATCCAATCAGACGTGGGAATTGCCCATACCCAAACTTACCCAGAGGGGGGATTCTGGATCGGCACGTTTATTGAAATGGCCTTTACCTACGGTGAATTTACCCTATCGAAGATGACCAAAGGGGACGCCCAGCTGGTGATGGAGAATATCCTGCCTCGCAAGCTCACTTTGCGTGATCGCAGTGACGCAGAGGATGCGATTCCCGAATTGGTGGCCTTTTGGACCTTTCTAAAACAAGTGTATAAATTGCGCAGCGGGGGTGCGATCGCAAAATATCTCACCTCTATCCAAGACAAATTTGCCGACTGGATGTTTGATGCATCTCGAGGCGGCATTGCCAAAAACTTTATGCTGCAGGGGATGCAGGCGGGCTTTGATATGTCGAGCCAAGCTGATATAGAGGCCTTCCAAGCTGAATACAATCAGCGCATCAAAGCTGATCCTCAAAATAATCCCCTTATCCCTGTTGAACCAACAGTTCCCATGACAGCTCCTCCGCCAGATATCCAGAAGTTTCTGGATTTAATGGGAGTCGAATTACCGGAAGTGGGCGAACAGGTCAACCCGGTAGAGTTGCTCAACACAATCATGAATGCGGCCGATCAGATGGCAGACATGCTAGATGCCGCTGCCCCAGACCCTAAAGAGGGACCAGGAGATGCTCTACGCTCCCTCAGAACCGAATTGATGTCCGCGTCCTTAGAGAAAGACTTTTCCCTGACAGAGCAAGAGATTACGCAGCTTAAAGCACTTAACATTAGTGAAACTCAACCTGGTTCCATCCTTAAAGACTTCCAAACCCTATTGGCATTTATTGGTCCCGAAGGTCGAGCTGTCAGTGGCAAACGGCAGCAAATCTCCATGAAGGACCTCGCTGAACTGAACCAGCAATTGAGCACTCCCATAGACATTGACCTAAAACGTCCAGCTCAAAAATCCTATCCGCCAATACATGGACTGTATCTGCTGTTGAGGGCAACAGGCATTGCGACAACAGTGACTAAAGGGAAAAAGCAATTTCTGGTTCTGAATCCGCCAGTGTATGACCAATGGCAGCAGCTCAATTCAACAGAACGTTATTGCACGCTACTGGAAGCGTGGCTGATTCGTGGTCATGCAGAAATGTTAGGTGAAGAGAGAATGGGGTCCCTCACAGAGGGAAATCGCTGCCTACAAAGCTGGGAAAGGATTGTTCACAAGAAAAAGCATACCTTTACCCAGAAAAGAACCGTTCAGGATTTTTTCAGATTCTATCCTGGCATCCATAATTTAGCGTTAATGGAGATGTTTGGCTTACTGAAAATCACGACCGGCAAACCTACGGCCGGGAATGGATGGCGGATTAAGAGCTTGGAAGCACAACCTTTGGGAACGCCCCTCTTAAACTTGGTTAAAAATGCTTTTTATGAAAATGATATGACTTGGCCTTCTGAGGTCGATCCATCTGTCCCCTACGATGAATTACAAGACACCTTACAACCCTATTTCCCAAAATGGCAGAAAACGCTTGTATTGCCAAGTTCAGGCTTTCGCCCCGATCGCCATATCTTTAAGGTCAGTTTAGGAAAAATATGGCGACGGATTGCCATCTCAGGAGAGGCCACCTTAGAGAATCTCAGTGCTTATATTCTCTCCTCCGTAGAGTTTGACTCCGATCATCTGGATTCATTTACCTATACCAATGCAATGGGGCGAAAAGTGGAAGTACTACATCCCTATGCTGATGGTGGCTTCTTCTCTGCTGGAGAAACTATCCACACGGATGAAGTCAAAATTGGCAGCCTACCCCTGTCAGAAGGCAGCGTGATGGAATATCTGTTTGATTTTGGAGATTGCTGGACTTTTGAAGTTCAACTCGAAACCATCGAGCCAGACCCCAATCAAATTCCCAGTTCACAAACTAAAAAGGAAAAGAAGAAAAAAACACCTGTGGGTGAAATCTTGGAGGTACATGGGGAATCCCCTGAACAATACCCAGGTTATGAAGGGGATTGGTAG
- a CDS encoding ABC transporter ATP-binding protein: MSAEIAVRTQGLTKRFGRHVAVNDLDLEINLGEVFGLIGPNGAGKTTMIRMLATAEQPTLGHIYIRGQLLERNQTNAHLKRLIGYLPDDFPLYEDLTVWEYLNYFARLYELRQPRRRQRLFDVLELVQLTHKRRSSVASLSRGMKQRLGLARTIIHEPVLLLLDEPVSGLDPLARVQFRELINVLREAGMTIIISSHILSDLAELCTSVGIMELGYLVEKTSLQQLYQALSQKQIQIATLGDLQPVEQLLGQCPHIDSWRVDSATQQIKAQFQGNQADAAALLRSLLAADIPIYNFQCIQEDLETIFLDKLDHKQVS; this comes from the coding sequence ATGTCCGCTGAAATAGCAGTACGCACCCAGGGATTGACGAAGCGATTTGGTCGTCACGTTGCCGTCAACGACTTAGATTTAGAAATTAACTTAGGGGAAGTTTTTGGGCTTATTGGTCCTAATGGTGCCGGTAAGACCACCATGATTCGGATGTTGGCGACGGCAGAACAGCCCACCCTTGGCCATATCTATATTCGGGGCCAGTTGTTAGAGCGCAATCAAACCAATGCCCATCTCAAGCGCCTGATCGGTTATCTCCCCGATGATTTTCCCCTCTACGAAGATCTGACGGTGTGGGAATATCTCAATTACTTTGCTCGTTTGTATGAGTTACGCCAGCCTCGCCGCCGTCAACGCCTATTTGATGTTTTGGAGCTGGTGCAGTTGACCCACAAGCGACGGAGTTCCGTTGCCAGTCTATCGCGGGGCATGAAGCAGCGACTGGGACTCGCTCGGACAATTATCCATGAACCTGTTTTGCTGCTGTTAGACGAACCCGTCTCTGGCTTAGATCCCCTTGCTAGAGTTCAGTTTCGGGAATTGATTAATGTGCTGCGAGAAGCAGGGATGACTATCATTATTTCCTCCCATATCCTTAGCGACCTCGCCGAACTTTGCACCTCAGTTGGGATTATGGAATTGGGCTATCTGGTGGAAAAGACTTCACTCCAGCAGCTTTACCAAGCCTTAAGCCAAAAGCAAATTCAGATTGCTACCCTAGGTGACTTGCAGCCTGTGGAACAACTGTTGGGGCAATGCCCTCATATAGACAGTTGGCGTGTGGATTCAGCGACCCAACAAATCAAAGCCCAATTTCAAGGGAATCAAGCAGATGCTGCTGCCTTATTGCGATCGCTTCTGGCGGCCGATATTCCCATCTATAACTTTCAGTGCATTCAAGAAGATTTAGAAACCATCTTTCTCGACAAACTAGACCATAAGCAGGTGTCATAA
- a CDS encoding DNA polymerase III subunit delta' (catalyzes the DNA-template-directed extension of the 3'-end of a DNA strand; the delta' subunit seems to interact with the gamma subunit to transfer the beta subunit on the DNA), giving the protein MFKGIIGQSAAIEYLQRAISTQRIAPAYLFAGPEGIGRSRVAEKFLSQLLNLGQTEQRSLRNHPDSLWIAPTYKHKNKLMTVAQMQEQEIALPRSHPQIRLAQIRDMTQFLSQSPLEASRLAVVIEGAETMNEAAANALLKSLEEPGNATLILLAPNIDALIPTLVSRCQRIPFSRLNAAQMAQVLEQAGYGEVLAHPQLIEMAQGSPGCAIAHWQQQDSISPDLLQANLDDLNTPLACLELAQKIDQALDLPSQLWLLDYYQQLYWRTYGNSVLLRQFEKAKDQLRQYAQPRLVWEVTLLALAEQQDLQTKTGN; this is encoded by the coding sequence ATGTTTAAGGGGATTATTGGTCAATCGGCAGCGATTGAGTATTTGCAGCGGGCCATCTCAACCCAACGCATCGCTCCTGCCTATCTCTTTGCTGGCCCTGAAGGAATTGGGCGAAGTCGGGTTGCTGAAAAGTTTCTCTCGCAGCTTCTAAATCTAGGGCAAACTGAGCAGCGTAGTCTTAGAAACCATCCCGATAGCCTATGGATTGCCCCGACCTATAAACATAAGAACAAACTGATGACGGTGGCTCAAATGCAGGAGCAGGAGATTGCTCTGCCGAGAAGCCATCCCCAAATCCGCTTGGCCCAAATTCGAGATATGACCCAGTTCCTCAGCCAATCCCCCTTGGAGGCATCCCGATTGGCTGTGGTGATCGAGGGGGCGGAAACCATGAATGAAGCTGCCGCCAATGCGCTCCTCAAAAGTTTAGAAGAGCCTGGAAATGCCACGTTAATTTTACTGGCACCCAATATTGACGCTTTGATACCGACGTTGGTATCGCGATGTCAGCGTATCCCATTTAGTCGACTGAACGCTGCTCAAATGGCTCAGGTGTTGGAACAGGCGGGATATGGAGAAGTTTTGGCGCACCCTCAATTAATCGAGATGGCTCAGGGGAGTCCTGGATGTGCGATCGCACATTGGCAGCAACAAGACTCCATTTCGCCTGATCTCTTGCAGGCCAATTTGGATGATCTAAATACGCCCCTTGCCTGTCTTGAGTTGGCTCAAAAAATTGATCAAGCCCTGGATCTCCCTTCTCAGCTGTGGCTCCTAGACTACTATCAGCAGCTCTATTGGCGCACCTATGGCAATTCTGTCTTGCTCCGTCAGTTTGAGAAAGCGAAGGATCAACTGCGTCAGTATGCCCAACCCCGATTAGTGTGGGAGGTCACCTTATTAGCTTTGGCCGAGCAACAAGATTTACAAACTAAGACGGGCAATTAA
- the tmk gene encoding dTMP kinase has protein sequence MLGKFIVFEGGEGAGKTTQLNLVFEWLTGSGWISRIKGYIQGDYPSVLTTREPGGTALGKSIRKLLLDVTATGNESIDERAELLLFAADRAQHVSSCLLPHLQQGSLVLCDRYTDSTIAYQGYGRELDLTLIHQLNQIATQGLASDLTFWLDIDPEFGLARTHDREQDPEIETDRMEANEIAFHQRLRQGFADLARQYPERIVRIDAYQSDDVVAQQIQSILESRLQEWYP, from the coding sequence ATGCTTGGCAAATTTATTGTTTTTGAAGGTGGCGAAGGAGCGGGTAAAACCACTCAACTCAACTTGGTATTTGAATGGTTGACAGGGAGCGGCTGGATAAGCCGAATTAAGGGATATATACAGGGTGATTATCCCTCAGTCCTGACAACCCGAGAACCCGGTGGAACGGCTTTAGGAAAAAGCATTCGTAAGTTGTTGTTGGATGTGACTGCAACGGGGAATGAATCGATCGATGAACGGGCGGAGTTATTGCTGTTTGCTGCCGATCGGGCTCAACATGTTTCGAGTTGCCTGCTACCACATCTACAGCAGGGGTCTTTAGTTTTATGCGATCGCTATACGGATTCCACTATCGCTTATCAGGGATATGGTCGGGAGTTAGACCTAACCTTAATCCATCAGCTCAATCAGATCGCGACCCAAGGATTAGCCAGTGACCTCACCTTCTGGTTAGATATCGATCCTGAATTTGGCCTGGCCCGGACCCACGATCGGGAGCAGGATCCAGAGATTGAGACCGATCGCATGGAGGCCAACGAAATTGCCTTTCATCAGAGGTTACGGCAAGGGTTCGCAGATTTAGCTCGTCAATATCCAGAGCGGATTGTTCGCATAGATGCTTATCAATCGGATGATGTAGTAGCCCAGCAGATTCAAAGCATTCTAGAATCACGACTTCAGGAATGGTATCCCTAA
- a CDS encoding triacylglycerol lipase, translating into MLPTVILPGYLAPAKDYLDLQQQLNALGIETTIVPLQRKDWFVTLGGRPITPILEQLDHTVQQVLERTQAPQVNIVGHSAGGWISRIYMGAEPYCDQIWQAQPKIHTLVSLGTPHTSKEAWTQRNLNFVNDNYPGAFHPEVKYVCVAGKALYGQRSWRLGQWFTYSSYKVTCGEGECWGDGVTPVKSAHLSGALNLTIDQVWHSPHPTQAVPKNTDYLWYGSPAVIKQWSTYLA; encoded by the coding sequence ATGCTACCTACTGTCATATTGCCGGGGTATCTGGCTCCGGCGAAAGACTATCTAGACCTCCAACAACAACTGAATGCCTTAGGCATAGAAACGACCATCGTTCCCCTCCAGCGTAAAGACTGGTTTGTCACCCTAGGGGGACGTCCCATTACCCCTATTCTCGAACAGCTCGATCACACCGTTCAGCAGGTTTTAGAACGCACCCAAGCCCCTCAAGTCAACATTGTCGGCCATTCTGCTGGTGGATGGATCTCCCGGATTTATATGGGGGCAGAGCCCTACTGTGATCAGATTTGGCAAGCTCAGCCCAAAATTCACACGTTGGTTAGCCTAGGGACCCCCCACACCAGTAAAGAAGCATGGACCCAGCGCAATCTCAATTTCGTCAACGATAATTATCCCGGAGCGTTCCATCCTGAAGTCAAATATGTATGTGTTGCCGGGAAAGCCCTCTATGGACAGCGCAGTTGGCGATTGGGACAGTGGTTTACCTACAGCAGTTATAAGGTCACTTGTGGTGAAGGCGAATGCTGGGGCGATGGTGTTACTCCGGTAAAGTCTGCCCATCTGTCTGGTGCGCTCAATCTCACCATTGATCAGGTTTGGCATTCCCCCCATCCCACCCAAGCCGTTCCTAAAAATACGGATTATCTGTGGTATGGCTCCCCAGCAGTGATTAAACAGTGGAGCACTTATTTGGCATAA
- the psbD gene encoding photosystem II D2 protein (photosystem q(a) protein), which produces MTIALGRVRERGWFDVLDDWLKRDRFVFIGWSGLLLFPCAFLSIGGWFTGTTFVTSWYTHGLASSYLEGCNFLTAAVSTPADSMGHSLLLLWGPEARGDFTRWCQLGGMWNFVTLHGAFGLIGFMLRQFEIARLVNVRPYNAVAFSGPIAVFVSVFLMYPLGQSSWFFAPSWGVASIFRFLLFVQGFHNLTLNPFHMMGVAGILGGALLCAIHGATVENTLFEDTKDANTFSGFSPTQSEETYSMVTANRFWSQIFGIAFSNKRWLHFFMLFVPVTGLWASAIGLVGIALNMRAYDFVSQEIRAAEDPEYETFYTKNILLNEGLRAWMAPQDQIHENFVFPEEVLPRGNAL; this is translated from the coding sequence ATGACAATTGCACTTGGACGCGTCCGAGAGCGAGGCTGGTTCGATGTCCTCGACGATTGGTTGAAACGCGATCGCTTTGTCTTTATAGGCTGGTCAGGGTTATTACTCTTTCCCTGTGCGTTCTTGTCCATTGGCGGATGGTTTACGGGAACGACTTTTGTCACCTCGTGGTATACCCACGGCCTCGCGAGTTCTTATCTCGAAGGGTGCAATTTTCTAACTGCAGCCGTCTCTACCCCTGCGGATAGTATGGGACATTCCTTACTCTTGCTGTGGGGGCCAGAGGCTAGAGGAGATTTTACTCGATGGTGCCAACTTGGGGGCATGTGGAACTTTGTGACTTTACATGGTGCCTTTGGTCTGATTGGTTTTATGCTGCGTCAATTTGAAATTGCTCGGCTAGTAAATGTGCGACCTTATAACGCAGTTGCTTTTAGTGGTCCCATCGCTGTTTTTGTTTCTGTTTTTTTAATGTATCCCTTAGGGCAATCCAGTTGGTTCTTTGCTCCCAGTTGGGGGGTAGCCAGTATTTTCCGCTTTTTACTATTTGTTCAAGGGTTTCATAACCTGACCCTCAATCCCTTTCATATGATGGGGGTGGCGGGTATCTTAGGTGGGGCACTGCTCTGTGCCATCCATGGAGCAACGGTAGAAAACACCTTATTTGAGGACACTAAAGATGCCAACACCTTTAGTGGTTTTAGCCCCACCCAGTCAGAAGAAACTTATTCGATGGTGACAGCCAATCGCTTCTGGTCTCAGATCTTTGGAATAGCCTTTTCGAACAAGCGCTGGCTGCACTTCTTTATGTTATTTGTTCCCGTGACTGGGTTGTGGGCTTCGGCGATTGGGCTAGTCGGCATTGCCCTCAACATGCGAGCCTATGATTTTGTCAGCCAAGAGATCCGTGCAGCAGAAGATCCAGAATATGAAACGTTCTATACCAAAAACATCCTACTCAATGAGGGACTCAGAGCATGGATGGCTCCTCAGGATCAAATTCACGAGAATTTTGTCTTCCCTGAAGAGGTGCTACCTAGAGGAAATGCGTTGTAA